In Etheostoma spectabile isolate EspeVRDwgs_2016 unplaced genomic scaffold, UIUC_Espe_1.0 scaffold00019320, whole genome shotgun sequence, one genomic interval encodes:
- the arhgap15 gene encoding LOW QUALITY PROTEIN: rho GTPase-activating protein 15 (The sequence of the model RefSeq protein was modified relative to this genomic sequence to represent the inferred CDS: inserted 4 bases in 3 codons), with product MADTRITNLQSSGKQPPLVLPQQRSAAPQGAVHMRIKSSQSSGERLSQSKSMVLQESDLPPKPISRHRRNQSQHSVLAAGGAAFSQPLVELKGEHLNVAKISESGKKQRKNWTLMWSVLTSDQLLIYKDRQQETSLKPGSKPDVVQLCGAVIEWMTEKSSRKNVFQITTNTGSEYLLQADSYSIASKWYDAIRKTVDSSTKLPLRRSNSTEYLPRHSSLPGYGSSSPNTKQRNPVHRRSINMFSSSKLKHSASDSADKNGVKNRLKKFISRRPSMKTLQEKGLIKDRVFGCHLLTLCEREGSTVPTFVQMCLDAVDKRGLDVDGIYRVSGNLATIQKLRFIVDQEEDLDLDHSQWEDIHVVTGALKXVFPQLPEPLFPFRFFQPFVEAVKIKETKHKVQAXEKLIQDLPKPNHDTMKLLFSHLHRVLGFSRKNLMSTQGIGIVFGPTLMWPELDXENMAVNMVYQNQIVEFILIESREIFNLDRK from the exons ATGGCGGATACAAG AATCACGAACCTCCAGAGTTCTGGGAAGCAGCCGCCGTTGGTCCTGCCTCAGCAGCGCAGCGCCGCACCGCAGGGAGCCGTGCACATGCGAATTAAGAGTTCCCAGAGCAGCGGAGAGCGTCTCAGTCAGTCCAAGTCCATGGTGCTGCAGGAGTCTGACCTCCCTCCGAAGCCT ATATCTCGGCACCGCAGGAATCAGTCTCAGCATAGCGTCCTCGCCGCAGGTGGAGCTGCCTTTTCTCAACCGCTG gtggAACTGAAAGGAGAACACCTAAATGTGGCTAAAATCTCTGAGAGTGGGAAGAAGCAAAGGAAGAACTGGACTTTGATGTGGAGCGTACTGACCTCAGACCAGCTGCTGATTTATAAAGACAGACAACAAGAAACTAGTCTG AAACCAGGAAGTAAGCCAGATGTAGTTCAGCTGTGTGGAGCGGTTATCGAGTGGATGACGGAGAAGTCGAGCAGGAAAAACGTCTTCCAG ATCACAACCAATACAGGAAGTGAGTACCTCCTTCAGGCTGACAGTTACTCCATCGCCAGTAAATGGTACGACGCCATCAGAAAGACCGTTGACTCTTCA actAAACTTCCTCTGCGGAGGTCCAACAGCACGGAGTACCTGCCCAGACACAGCTCCCTCCCTGGATACGGATCCTCCTCACCCAACACCAAGCAACGCAACCCGGTCCACAGACGCTCCATCA ATATGTTCAGCAGCTCCAAGCTGAAACACAGCGCCTCCGACAGCGCCGATAAGAACGGCGTGAAGAACAGACTGAAGAAGTTCATCTCCAGACGTCCGTCCATGAAGACTCTGCAGGAGAAAGGCCTCATTAAAG ATCGAGTTTTCGGTTGCCATCTGTTGACTCTCTGCGAGCGTGAAGGAAGCACGGTGCCGACGTTTGTTCAGATGTGTTTGGACGCCGTTGACAAGCGAG GTCTGGACGTTGACGGGATCTACAGAGTCAGTGGAAATCTGGCCACAATCCAGAAACTTCGCTTCATAGTCGATCAGG AGGAGGACTTGGACCTGGACCACAGTCAGTGGGAAGACATCCACGTCGTCACCGGAGCCCTCAA TGTTTTTCCGCAACTGCCAGAGCCGCTGTTTCCCTTCCGGTTCTTCCAGCCATTTGTGGAGGCCGTCA agATTAAAGAAACTAAACACAAAGTTCAGG GTGAAAAACTGATCCAGGACCTGCCCAAACCAAACCATGACACCATGAAGCTACTCTTTAGCCACCTGCACAG AGTCCTGGGTTTCTCCAGGAAAAACCTGATGTCCACTCAGGGAATCGGCATCGTGTTCGGCCCAACGCTGATGTGGCCTGAGCTGG CGGAAAACATGGCGGTCAACATGGTCTACCAGAACCAGATTGTGGAGTTCATCCTCATTGAGAGCAGAGAAATCTTCAACctggacaggaagtga